Proteins encoded in a region of the Salminus brasiliensis chromosome 2, fSalBra1.hap2, whole genome shotgun sequence genome:
- the LOC140549736 gene encoding uncharacterized protein codes for MVHHISKDLPAAETENILLKSRTFDKIRKQKHLHSCVLEKIFDFYENVLSYTWNNSSDHHISQGVDYHPQLISIMGKLRNCTYKMNKRCEMLYLKAIQQPNLEILEADMTPKEVAIYQLQKLHLASERITIHIQERAMDELQSLHNYIPGRGFCKIK; via the exons ATGGTCCATCACATCAGCAAGGACTTG CCAGCTGCAGAAACCGAGAACATCCTTCTGAAGAGCAGAACATTTGACAAAATCCGCAAACAG AAGCACCTTCATAGCTGTGTCTTAGAGAAAATCTTTGACTTCTATGAGAATGTTCTCAGCTACACATGGAACAACTCCAGTGACCATCACATCAGCCAAGGTGTGGACTACCATCCTCAGCTTATCTCCATCATGGGCAAACTGAGGAACTGCACGTATAAG ATGAACAAGAGATGTGAGATGTTGTATCTGAAGGCCATACAGCAACCCAACTTAGAG ATTTTGGAAGCAGATATGACTCCAAAGGAGGTGGCTATCTATCAGCTACAAAAACTTCACCTTGCCAGTGAAAGA ATTACAATCCA CATCCAAGAGAGAGCCATGGATGAACTGCAATCTCTCCATAACTATATCCCTGGAAGAGGcttctgcaaaataaaataa